Below is a window of Leucobacter sp. Psy1 DNA.
CGACGGCCACGTCGATGCCGATGCGCACTCAGCTTGCTTTCAGCTCAGCCCGAATCCTAACAATCACCTGTTGCGCTGACGAATTCGCGGCCACGCCCAGGCAGCACACCGCGGTCTATATCGCCTCCCGGGACGGCATGGGAGACTGGGGGCATGCGATCCGTCATCCGTGTTCTCGTCAGTGCCTTCGCTTTCTGGCTCACCACGCTCATCGTGGGCGGACCGGGTGAGCACGGCATCTGGATCGAGCCGTTCGGAGCATCGCGCCTGCCGACGCTGAGCGAGGCGTCCGGTGAGACGGAGACGACCGCCGCGTACCTCATCACCCTCGTTCTCGTCGCGCTCGTCTTCGGAGTCGTCGACGGCACACTGGGTCGCGTGGTGCGGTTCGTCTCGATCCCCCTGCGCATCATCACCCTCGGCCTGTTCGGCCTGCTGATCAACGGGCTCATGCTGCTCGCGGTGTCCGCGCTCTCGACACTCGCCGGGTTCGGTCTGCGCGTCGATGGATTCTGGTGGGGCGTGCTGGCGGCCATCGTGCTCGGCATTCTCTCGGCGATCGTGAACGGACTGCTCGGCACGGGCAAGAAGAAGGACCGCTAGGCGGACGGACGGCCAGCAAGCAACCCGCGGGTCCGCCGCGTTCCATGGGAAGATGGTGAGGGCGCCGAGCGCACGGCGACCTCTCCCCCGCCCTCGCATCGACCGGAGCACACGTATGACCTCTCTCCCCCCGCAGCCCATCAGCCCTCTCGACGGTCGCTACCAGGCGGCAGTGTCGGGTCTCGGCGAGTTCCTCTCGGAGGCGGGGCTGAACAAGGCTCGCGTGCACGTCGAGGTCGAGTGGCTCATCTACCTCACGGAGCACTCGCTGCTCGGCGGGACGCCCCTGTCGGAGGATGAGACGGCGACTCTCCGCAAGTGGGCGTCGAACTTCGGCCAGGCCGAGATTGACCAGCTCGCCGAGACGGAGCGCACGACTCAGCACGACGTCAAGGCCGTCGAGTATCTCGTGCGCGGCAAGCTCGACGAGATGGACCTCGGTCGCCTGGCGGAACTCACCCACGTCTGCTGCACGAGCGAGGACATCAATAACCTCTCCTACGCACTCACGGTCAAGGACGCCGTCGAGCAGGTCTGGCGCCCGAAGTTCAACTCCGTGATCGCCGAACTCGCGCGCCAGGCCGAGCAGTACCGCGAACTGCCGATGATGAGCCGCACGCACGGCCAGCCCGCCACGCCGACCACGCTCGGCAAGGAACTCGCGGTC
It encodes the following:
- a CDS encoding phage holin family protein produces the protein MRSVIRVLVSAFAFWLTTLIVGGPGEHGIWIEPFGASRLPTLSEASGETETTAAYLITLVLVALVFGVVDGTLGRVVRFVSIPLRIITLGLFGLLINGLMLLAVSALSTLAGFGLRVDGFWWGVLAAIVLGILSAIVNGLLGTGKKKDR